A single region of the Sphaeramia orbicularis chromosome 6, fSphaOr1.1, whole genome shotgun sequence genome encodes:
- the foxl1 gene encoding forkhead box protein L1: MALYHGRLGVPSSALSLSGPPLIYLYGGDTGGVVPAALGFVPARQEPPQKPPYSYIALIAMAIKSAPEQRATLSGIYQFIMDRFPFYHDNKQGWQNSIRHNLSLNDCFIKVPREKGRPGKGSYWTLDTKCLDMFENGNYRRRKRKAKSQLDAPDSKGTGHKRVKGPGPSRDPQPKTHDAEAVGAPGESDPKPVLVEFNHADQQQNPPQQRLKVSPNQDNPGSAAPQPDQTGPWMDGAHPPDPEERRPPATGRDRGPLCAVAHSGNTNLTVDRPKVTVPSRDKAKGFSIESILSKSEDDMRSGILGLAADTCAEGPAFGPSVVLGARPHQLYHMGFPLCSYLSLSYQDKALHFK; this comes from the coding sequence ATGGCGCTCTACCACGGCCGTCTCGGAGTGCCGTCCTCGGCTCTGAGTCTTTCCGGACCCCCGCTCATCTACCTGTACGGGGGGGACACCGGCGGGGTGGTGCCGGCAGCTCTGGGCTTCGTCCCCGCCCGTCAGGAGCCTCCTCAGAAGCCTCCCTACAGCTACATCGCGCTCATCGCCATGGCCATCAAGAGCGCACCGGAGCAGCGCGCAACGCTCAGCGGCATCTACCAGTTCATCATGGACCGGTTCCCGTTTTATCACGACAACAAGCAGGGCTGGCAGAACTCCATCCGACACAACCTGTCCCTGAACGACTGCTTCATCAAAGTGCCCAGAGAGAAGGGGCGTCCCGGTAAAGGCAGCTACTGGACCCTGGACACCAAATGCCTGGACATGTTTGAGAACGGAAACTACCGGCGGAGGAAGAGAAAAGCCAAGAGCCAGCTGGACGCACCGGACTCAAAAGGCACCGGACACAAGCGCGTAAAGGGCCCGGGGCCATCCAGGGACCCTCAGCCCAAGACGCATGACGCAGAGGCGGTGGGCGCACCGGGGGAGTCGGACCCCAAACCCGTTCTGGTCGAGTTCAACCACGCGGATCAGCAGCAGAACCCCCCCCAACAGAGACTAAAAGTGTCCCCGAACCAGGACAACCCCGGGTCCGCGGCTCCACAaccggaccagaccggaccgTGGATGGACGGTGCGCATCCTCCAGACCCGGAGGAGAGGAGACCACCGGCCACCGGCAGAGACCGGGGTCCGCTGTGCGCCGTCGCCCACTCAGGAAACACCAATTTGACTGTGGACAGACCTAAAGTAACCGTTCCGAGCCGGGATAAAGCGAAAGGGTTTAGCATTGAGAGCATCTTGTCGAAAAGTGAAGACGACATGCGCAGCGGGATCCTCGGTTTGGCGGCGGACACGTGCGCGGAGGGTCCGGCTTTCGGTCCGTCGGTGGTCCTGGGCGCGCGTCCGCATCAGCTGTACCACATGGGCTTCCCTCTGTGCTCGTACCTGTCCCTCAGCTACCAAGACAAGGCTCTGCACTTTAAATGA
- the acd gene encoding adrenocortical dysplasia protein homolog, producing MMPRPLQGRIVPWIERLVQGFGVAEGTDSSTVGRLKAHVIGVGQMSQSQAQAQGTEGPTGLLFLSDGVVQIPAVLTASAWDHLQDQEDRECFTSLVNTTVYIQDYQLQFHMAPEQTKSRFYLLIGKLATTSAGPIRTNTPCCTSLQSVRMKICKTWRSLLGQEDSQGSQCGFDLSDLLGEWQHDCLLTILDDVREKLMATRRRSLQPGTSTSDPSVGVAATRWDLDRVRYKGLKPFTVPVKQLLIPENLQVQNRQLQDDDGVQMELSENRNAYKQSESSTPSVDEAEWCISVPGLLDLNKQTDDGVPEEENMLDEDIFVRMLDSDVRPSDNPWDMFPRPCDTSSSSETSPPLTQISQTSHHTHTVFTSTQLPVHASEESQQPSLSKTEHSFFPPYQKLPPSPSNSAYPSSSSSSAPGLTEPSNPPILVQESKTQEKTDAENTDGSKCRKAKRKRCDLNPEMLSTVVEEEHEEAVINTSPPSWLFESQVGSEEGGAYCQGQTIKKQTPTVHSDGRPFSYSYQMSGDNLLDFSRFRVAESLLHWAVKYLVVPKNADYSCNPSVPAGSGGTEVSSA from the exons ATGATGCCTAGACCCCTCCAGGGCAGGATCGTTCCATGGATAGAGAGACTGGTCCAGGGCTTCGGCGTGGCAGAGGGCACCGACAGCAGCACCGTGGGCCGACTGAAGGCTCATGTCATCGGTGTGGGTCAGATGTCCCAGTCCCAGGCTCAGGCTCAGGGCACCGAAGGCCCCACAGGACTGCTGTTCCTGTCAGATGGGGTGGTCCAGATCCCTGCCGTTCTCACAGCGTCAGCCTGGGACCATCTTCAG GACCAGGAGGATCGTGAGTGCTTCACCAGCCTGGTCAACACCACAGTGTATATTCAGGACTACCAGCTCCAGTTCCACATGGCCCCAGAACAGACCAAGTCCCGGTTCTACTTGTTGATAGGTAAACTGGccaccacctcagctggccctaTTAGAACTAACACCCCCTGCTGCACGAGCCTTCAGTCAGTCAGGATGAAGATCTGTAAGACGTGGAGATCCCTGCTGGGTCAGGAGGACTCACAGGGGAGCCAGTGTGGGTTCGATCTGTCGGATCTTCTGGGCGAGTGGCAGCACGACTGTCTGCTGACCATCCTGGACGATGTTCGGGAGAAGCTGATGGcgacgaggaggaggagccttCAACCTGGCACTTCGACGTCCGACCCGTCAGTTGGTGTTGCAGCTACACGCTGGGACCTGGATCGGGTCAGGTACAAGGGACTAAAACCTTTCACTGTTCCTGTGAAGCAGCTTCTCATCCCAGAAAACCTTCAAGTGCAGAACAGGCAGCTACAGGATGACGATGGGGTACAGATGGAGTTATCAGAGAACAGAAACGCATACAAACAGTCAGAGAGTTCCACACCTTCTGTTGATGAAGCTGAGTGGTGTATATCTGTCCCAGGACTTCTAGACTTAAATAAACAGACAGATGACGGCGTTCCTGAGGAGGAGAATATGCTAGATGAAGATATATTCGTAAGGATGTTAGACAGTGATGTCAGACCTTCAGACAATCCGTGGGACATGTTTCCCCGTCCATGTGACACCTCCTCATCCTCTGAAACTTCCCCACCACTAACACAGATTTCCCAGACcagccaccacacacacacagtcttcaCCAGCACCCAACTTCCTGTCCACGCCTCAGAGGAATCCCAGCAACCGTCGCTAAGCAAAACAGAACACAGCTTCTTCCCACCGTATCAGAAACTACCTCCATCTCCGAGTAACTCCGCCTACCCcagctcctcctcttcatcagcaCCAGGTCTGACAGAACCATCAAACCCACCCATTTTGGTCCAAGAAAGCAAGACTCAGGAAAAAACAGACGCGGAAAACACCGATGGGAGTAAATGTAGGAAAGCGAAGAGAAAAAGATGTGATTTAAATCCAGAGATGTTGAGCACTGTGGTGGAGGAAGAACATGAGGAAGCTGTGATCAACACCAGCCCTCCGTCATGGCTCTTCGAATCTCAGGTCGGATCAGAAGAGGGCGGAGCTTATTGTCAGGGTCAAACCATTAAAAAACAGACTCCGACCGTGCACAGTGATGGCCGACCCTTCTCCTACTCATACCAGATGTCTGGAGACAACCTGCTGGACTTCAGCCGGTTCAGGGTGGCAGAATCGTTGCTGCACTGGGCTGTGAAGTATCTTGTCGTTCCAAAAAATGCAGATTATTCATGTAACCCGTCAGTGCCTGCAGGTTCTGGTGGAACTGAGGTCTCTTCAGCGTAG